ATCATTTTACTGAAGTCCTTATCTTTTGAAATATTGTTCTTATGGACCATTAACCAGTTCCAATCTTAACCACTTAACCAGTCTAATCCAAGTTAAATAACTTGTCTAATCCATCTGAATCCCATCTAATGAATCAATCCCAAGTGAACTCTTAGCACAATCCTACTTCTACCAGTCTCAATCACACTGGCATTAACTGATCCTGATCCTATTCCCCTTTCATTACCCATGCCTTATCCTGTTGCCATGTTCAATAACAATGATCCATACCGAACCATATCCATCAAAttcccttcttcttctgctttaaCCAACACTGATCCTATTTCTATCTTTAGTAACCATTTCCAATCATCTCATTACCTTCATTACCCAACTCTGATCACATTTCCACCACAGTTAATCAATCCATATTCTATTCCCACCTTCATTAACAAATACAGATCCTACACCTTCCGTCATTAATCAAGATCCAATCCCAAACCTATTCCCACCTTCATTAACCAGTTCTAATCCTATTTCCATCTTCATTAAGCAATCTCTGTCCAATGCTCCCCTTCGTTACCGATCCTTACCCTATTTTCACCTTCAGTAACCAATCCTGGTTCTATTCCGGATCCTATTCCCACTTTCATTAACCAGTCCCGCTCATGTTGCCACATGCATTAGTAATGATTGTGTTTCCAATCTCCGTCCAATTCCGACTCAAACCAATCTCCTTCCATACTAACCACTTCTATTTCATTGCCACTAATCAACCCCATCCCCCTGTCAGTGTGCTGCATCTCGATCTCGGCACAGCATCGCTAAACGCAACCTAGGTTTAAACGCATATTAAGCAGTATTTCCTGTGCTATGCTCCTGCGCTCATGTTGCCTGCGTGCTGTTTAAACTCTCAGGCACATATTTACTAGAACAGAGTTGGtatgtaatattaataaaaaaccaGTGCAGGAAAGCAGAGCTCACAAGTTCTCCTCATACTCTGAGTCTCTTGTGTGAAATGGAGGAAAAACAATCCGGAAACATATAGAAACAGAAGCCTGGACAAGAAGAATTTACAGTTTTGATAACAAAATGACATCCATCTGTATCGATGGATGGAGTATCTCTCACCTTCCACAATTCCCTTTGCTCAATATCAGTTAAGCAGGAGACTTTTCACTGATCCATCTTTTTGGATTACTGGATTTTCCCAACTCAGGTCACAGTGTGAAAGATCAAGCACGTAAGAAAACAATCGTTTATTGGAGCTTTAAAGGGTGTAACGAACACAACCATGTCTTAAAGGGATGTGTTatagccccacacacacacacacacagacacactccattTATGCAACTGTGTCCATCACTAGCATTCACATGTCTACACGTTACAGTACATCAGCTGCTCAACAACCCTCACTGACCGTCACTCTGGAGATCCACTAGATATTTATCTGTAGCATGTGTCATGAGCACCAGACTGGTAACTTGTTTGAGGCTGGGTTGTTAATAATGATGTCCTGCAACAACACGATCTAAAGTCACGAGCCACTGCTCAATATTCCATCAACTGCTCATGTGTTTCTACAAgccacattacacaccaactgGCTTTTCAGAATTCAGACCAGTTCTCAGCTGTGAGATTAGAATTCCTCTTAGTCACTTATGAGACAAGACTAAACACTTGACTGTACTTGGGACTAGTTCCAGTTTTGGTTTTGGACTAATTTCCCTTCTGCTTGCTGCAGGTCCTCCAGTTAATGTCACCTGCAACATTTTCATCAACAGCTTCGGCTCTGTCACAGAGACCACCATGGTAAGTTTGTGTCTTCTTCCTAAGcgagatgcagtgtgtggtttaTTGCCCCTACCTGCAGGTGGCCTTGTGTTAGAGTTAGGTTTTTTCAACAGGTTTAAAAACAGTTCAATATCTGAGTTCACCGTGCTGAGGTAGAATTTACTATTAAACCCTCACATCAGTCACCATTTAGCTCatgaatatttttattcctGTGTACAATGGAGCCACGCATCTGCTTACACCCGTGAATGTGTACAGGTCTGTTAGCAGGTCGGTTAGCGAGTTGGTTCTGTGTATTGATGCTCTCACATTGCTAAAGGCTTAGGGTGATATTGGATCGCTGCACCACATGCACATTTGTTCAATTATTTTCTGTTAATAATTCACACGGCGGCCGGCGGCTAATTACTCGCTTTCATTTCCAGCAGCCCCCCTGGGGCCCTGTGTTTTAAGGACTGGGATTAAAACAGATTGATCGGCGTAGCCCCTGAAGATAGGCTGAATGCTTCGGGGGTAAACGTTACCGAGTGTCTCTTTGCTCTTCAGAAAGAAACTTGTTATCTGTTCGAAACAAATCCATCCCCAGTGAGTCCTCTGACAAAATGAGGCTGATATCCAATCATAATTGTGTTTACAGACATCTTTTCTGGGTTGAAAAGACGGCCAATAAACCGAGCTTCAACCCAAGAATGGGGAACATAGGAGAATTTCAGCAAAATGCCTGCAGGACTAAATACTAACAGCCTTTTTTTTGCCAGGATTAATTATAATCCCCAACTTAATATGGAAATTAATTTGGATTACTGAAAGTGtagcaaatttttttttataaacggCTTTTAAAATCTGAACTGGTAATTAGCAGTTACAGTAAAAGACTCAGCGACACTGTATGCTAACGCCATAACACATTCTGTAACGTTAATGCTATTTGTACTAATACATTTTTCTGGTTATAAAAGAGCCTAAATGATGTGTGACATACGAGATGGCATTCCTCCATAAACAAAGATAATCATGCTGCAGCTACGCTGAATAACGAATGGCTTTGTGCTGCTTGTGGCAAAGGAACAAAACGCTAAATAAGATACATGAACCACACAGACATGCTTGTATGCCTCAATTCATCAACTCACCGGGACACTAAAACCTAGACAAGAAAGTGAACCGTATCACACCTCCAGGAAACTGTGTGCATaatcaaacatttttataaaaataaaaattatccAAAAAACAGCACAATCATATGTTTTGTGTCACTGAATTAACACAATAACCAGTGTGGAAAAAAACTGGAAATcagctctgtttgtttgtttgtttgtttgtttgtttgtttagctgatttccattaaaaaaaaaaaaaagtttaatctGAAGCGTATTTGAGAAATTGTTGACTACTGTTGGGTTTCTGAATTATAATGTGTGGAaatttcataaataataaataaatgattttccCCACTTCATATTCAGGCTGGATTTTTAGCTATGAAtactacacacatgtatacatctTTAACTAGATTCTGAtttgcataaataaaaataaaagtttgaaaAAGTTCCAGTtcaattaaacattaaaaaatggaACAGTTACCTTATTCACCTGTGTAGTGTCTTGATGGCTTGGTGGCTCAAGACTCCAAACCTCAAACCCATCTCCACATCAGCCATGAACTCCAGTGCTGGTACCTTTAATGATGACAGCGAGGTGAAAAATAGTGAAGAACTTATTcataaaacaacaaagaaaaaacagatgGTGTTTGAACACGAGAAAGATTTGCGTCAGATCTAAAGAGGAAGTTAAGATCAGAAAACATTGCAGCATTCTGGAgacctgtgaccaggagacagccgtggacagagccacttggagactatcacactgCCACAGAACTGCGGttgcatctgtcagcttgtgacagcaaggaattagtgtctataatgaactcagaaactacactgacctaataatTCCCCatgagcccttggttgctgttgtagaacggacattatttacattatttactgtctagtgtcacccaaataaggatgaggttcccttctgagcctggttcctctcaaggtttcttcctcatatcatctaagggagtttttccatgccatcacctcaggcttgctcataagGGATAAAATAAGgatgaaatagaaatagttactaaactttaaactttataattttttcctatgtttctatacttctgtaaagctgctttgagacaatgtccattgttaaaagtgctatacaaataaattgaattgaatcttggTCAGATATGATGGAGGTTATGCTCCTGACTGAATGGCTTGTCACACTCCAGGACTACAGAGTGAACATCTTCCTGCGTCAGAAGTGGAACGACCCGCGACTGTCCTACAGCGAGTATCCGGACTCCTCGCTGGATTTGGACCCGTCCATGTTGGATTCCATTTGGAAACCCGACTTGTTCTTCGCCAACGAGAAGGGCGCTAATTTCCACGACGTCACCACTGAGAACAAGCTGCTGAGGATCTTCAAGGATGGAACTGTTCTTTACAGCATCAGGTACgttcataaaaacaaaacaaaatgaataaggTTCAgtcctggattctgattggaaCAGGAACTTAATTCCCAAACGTTCTGCAACAtcaaatgtaactagaaatggaaaaaaagcagCATCAAATGGTTCATTACACTTCATTAAAAAAGTTCTGTTCTAGAAAAATTAAACACCACCACCTCACGCTTTTTAttcgtttatagttacattcagTGTTGTTCCTGTTGTCACTTTATACAGCAATGATCTGGCTTCTGATTTCGACTCATTACTCTGACAGGAAGAAATCCTGGGGGTTCATCCACAGCATGCTGTAAATCTCACTAATGGCATCATTATATTGATCAATAAGATATGATAATATGAGTGAATCTGAAGGACTGGACCAGACTACTGGCAGTTTTACTGCACAAATGATGACTGTCAATATTTTGAACTAAAGCAGGCTGATGTAGTTGCTTGCGTCGCTCTGCCGTACATTTCATTAGACTGTGTTCCCGtgggaaaggggggggggtcagTGGGGGTGGAAAGTGTCCTGGCTCtaacacactgaatattacacaaTAACTCATTTATACAGAACTGAGACATTTACAGCCGGCTGTTTAGTCATTAAGATAAACTTTGAACCCAAACGGCTGCGGGACGCATTCGGCTGCGGTGCTGCTGTCAGGTGAAGCGTGCGTGTGAAGTAATGCGTGTTGAAATGCGCTTCAGGGGACGAGATTCTCCATGAAGTGTTTTTGTCACAGAGCCACACAGGTGCCACCAAACACCGCCGGCTAGAACCTGAATAATTTACCGTCAAAACTCATCAGCAATGAGCACTGTGATATTTATAACAATTTACACCACACGGCTGCGGAGttctgagctctgattggtcgtcaggtggtgattaattctccagaactgcagctctgactgtagcgcagctaaacatcacagctttatataGCTCTATAGTGACAATGTActaatgtacacacaccatttaTACTGCTTCactgctgtatacacacacacacacacgtcagagtCACTGCTGTACTGAGATCATCAGATAAAACATCTTGTTTCCAGGTTGACTTTAATTCTGTCCTGTCCAATGGATCTGAAAAATTTCCCAATGGATGTTCAGACATGCATCATGCAACTGGAGAGCTGTATGtacttcatttattattatcatcatcattattattattgttagtagtagtagtagtagtagtagcagcagtagtagtagtattttaattattattagtattattattaccgtattatttttattattattcttatattttatagacTTAAAACCTTGTTTTTATCTTGTAATGTGATTTGAACATCTTGTGAACTCTTTATTTCAGGATGTTGTCATTCTTCtgcattttgttattttaatgcaATAACTCAATAAATCTTATTTCTACTTAATTCTTTTGACTTTGATATGACTTTAAATCTTGTCATtttgacttaaaaaaaatattctactTACTAGCTTGTTATTTCAACTCAATCTCATTAATTCAAGATATGTTTTCAATTATCTTGgcttttatttactaatttgtttttaaaactaaTAACTAATATAACTGTTTTGAATTAAATCTTGTTGTTCTGACTTAATATCTCGTGAACTTTACTTACTAACTTATCATGTTACTGTGATGTAGTAAGTCCGGTCACTTAAACAGAAGACCTTTACGTCTTATTAGTCTTGATGGAGTGGGAGATCGGATCAGTGACGTACTCTAgagcagatcagcagtttctctcTGGAACCTACATCCCTGCCACAGATCAGTCAGATGTTTGATGTAATCAGTAACTGAAGCTCTGTATCTGTATGGGTTTATACACTGTGATGTTGCCAGACGTTTAGCTGATGAACTACATGAATGAGTAGgtgcacaggtgttcctaataaagtggacagcgaGTGTATTTGTGTCATTCTACACAGTTGGCTACACGATGAACGATCTGATCTTTGAGTGGTTGGAGCCGGGGCCGGTGCAAGTCGCCGAGGGTCTGACGCTGCCTCAGTTCATCATCAGGGAGGAAAAAGAGCTGGGCTACTGCACTAAACACTACAACACAGGTAACATCCCGCTGCTGCAGGCTAAAGCTAATAACCTGACACTGATGTGAAGGTTCAGCATATTCACAGCTCCGTCTCTCTCAGTACTgatgatctcaggtgtgtttatacattAACACTGGACCCAATTTCACCAAACACAACAAGATAAAGATAATGATAATCTTTACCAGATTTAACCCTCTGATAAAAAGGAAAtaatcttatttaaaaaaaaaaaaatctgtcagtcACAAAGGCCAGGCCTTCCTTTCATggggactgacagacacagacataggGCCACACCCTCTTCACTGGTGCTgacatacagaggccacacctcctgtgTTGGGACAGACAGATCTAGAGACCACACCTCCGTCACACATACAGAAGAGGAGAGCTACGTTCACAACCCTAACAGTGTAAAGAATCATACAGTGAAGAACAATAGCATCTTGTGTTAAATCGAATTTGAGAATGTTTTGAAGTTTCAGGTTTTTACTCATGTTGTTTAGGGAAGTTCACCTGCATTGAAGTGAAGTTTCAGCTGGAGAGGCAGATGGGCTACTACCTGATCCAGATGTACATCCCCAGTCTGCTCATTGTCATCCTGTCCTGGGTGTCCTTCTGGATCAACATGGATGCCGCGCCGGCTCGAGTGGCCCTTGGCATCACCACTGTACTCACCATGACCACTCAGAGCTCGGGCTCCAGAGCCTCGCTGCCAAAGGTACGCTCAACACCCCAAACTAATCCAGTAAAGGAGTGAAGAGCTCCAGGCTTTCAGCCAGTGGATGATACAGAGAACCTCTGGGGACATCCTGTCTCACAGCACGCCACGTGCTGTCTCACTGCGCATCACGTCCTGTCTCACAGCACACCACGTATTGCCACAATGTGCATCACATCCTGTCTCACAGCGCACCACGTCCTGTCTCACTGCACACCTCACAAATCAGAAAGTGTGAAGTGTTTTCACAAAATTGCCAGAGCAATGCAAATGTTAGATGGGGAATGGGGTGGGCTTCCAGGGGTAGCTTGTTCTAGTGATTGAGATCCGTGAACACACAGAGCTCTCATGTTCTGACCGTACCGCTCATCCTGCACACGCTGTGGAGGTTACAGATTTAAGGGCAACACGGTGTTAATGATCCCCTGAACCTCGTTCTCTGAGGATCTCTCAGTCACAGCTGGAGCTGATGTTTATTAGTGgtttgtgtgttcaggtgtgtgttcaggtgatggtgtgtgtattgagcagtcagacagtcagtgagCATGTAATTATCAGGATGTCTGCTTTAACTCGCTGTTAATGACTGAAATGTAAGGTGAAGCAGCAGAGCTGGAAATCAGCAGCTGTCAGTCAATACAGTGGAGTAATGTAACAACACCACAACCTGTCGTTATTACatcactctaatacacacacacacactaatatacacacacacacaacattctcactcatacacacacacacacgcaatacagtccattttcatttcttttctatttcccTCAAAAAAAGAGTCACTTCTATTTTTCatctcccttttttcttttgtttcatcATTCCTTCCCTCCTAGATTTTTTTATGGCTCCTTCTCTCCCACCTTCCTCAGTCAGAAGGAAATGAAATTTAATGAACACTGTGTTTGCTTTGATGGTGtgtgaaatactgaaatattttattatcattctAAATAAGTGtaattttgtatgtgtgtgtgtgtgtggagcaggtGTCATATGTGAAGGCTATAGACATCTGGATGGCGGTGTGTTTGCTGTTTGTCTTTGCTGCCTTGTTGGAATATGCCGGGGTCAACTTTGTCTCAAGGCAACAGAAGGAGTTTCTCCGACTCAAACGCAGACAGAGACGAAATATTAAGGTACCAACTTCACATTCTAATCCAATCAATCTGACCGCTCCGTCCCACAACCAGCAGTCCGACTAAAGTGTGGAATTAGACGCTTGCTTAGTTAGACTGTAGCTCTAAAGAGATGAAAACGTAGTGTGTCATACATGAAGCCAGTGAACAGTGTACATGTTGGAAAACAATGTACAGAagaacacactccacacctgcTACATCAGCTTCAAGATGATGAGGTCACAATGAGGTCATCATCTGACCGAAGACAGGGACAGAACACCTTCATCTCACTGTCCTCATCCTGCTCATTCTAGTCTTTTCCTTCTAACAAAGcagggattttaaaaaatgctgctCGGATGCGGACTTTAAAATCTCTTAACCTGTAAAATCCATTAGAgtgaagaacagagagagcgagGTGAGAGTTATGGAGAAGACGTCCGTATAATAAAAGAAAGACCTTCAAGACTGTGATGGATTTGCATTTAGATGAAGGGAATTCTGCAGGTTACAGGTGTGAGATGATCCTAGGACCCAGGACACGGACACCGCGGCCACTTCCTGCAGATTAGCTTAGCGACAGTCTGTTCGGCACACAGTAACGCTCTCCTGATTAACGCTAGCCGCACGTTAGCCTCATGGGTGTGTTTATTCAGCTTCCTTAACAAGACAATTCAAAGACTGAACATTAATCACAAAGCTTTATTCACgtctttctttattcctttttctttctttcaagacTTGCTTTGCTTTCTTCCTTATTCACATTCACAGTCGTCTTATCTTCATTTAAGAAAAGGTTAGATGCAGATTCGTCAGACTAAACTAGCTTCATGAATTAAAAGCAGCTGCCTGTTCCTTCACTCAGCATTAGGTTTTTGGTTCATGcagttttttcccttttttttttttaaatatccagGAGGAGGAGCTAAGAGAAGGGCGTTTCCATTTCTCCGGCTATGGCATAGCTCCGTGCATGAAGGATGGCATGGCGGTGAAAAGTGACAGCGTCGTGCAGCAGACTTCGGTGGAGAACAATAAGAGGAAGTTTGTGGACCGAGCAAAGAGGATCGACACCATCTCAAGAGCAGCTTTCCCTTTGGCCTTTCTCATATTTAACATCTTCTACTGGATCACGTACAAAATAATCAGACACGAAAACACCGCCAAAGTGTAGCAGCTGATGGTTAGAGCTGGCATTGTAGCATCACGTTGTCCAGAAAAAACTGCAATCCGATTTCAATCAGGGATTAAAAGCATGGGCAGGGTTCGTGGACGGTTAGTGAACACTCTGTGTGCCAAATGCAGAAAATGAGCTCAGTGTAAGGAAAGGAACAGTGAGGAAAGTCAGCTTTAATTACAAGGGATTTTACATCTATATTGGGTGAACTGTAC
This DNA window, taken from Hemibagrus wyckioides isolate EC202008001 linkage group LG06, SWU_Hwy_1.0, whole genome shotgun sequence, encodes the following:
- the glra2 gene encoding glycine receptor subunit alpha-2; translation: MTRALLQVLTALLACALEIHQLRVIAAKENDRRGPSLTMSPSDFLDKLMGRTSGYDARIRPNFKGPPVNVTCNIFINSFGSVTETTMDYRVNIFLRQKWNDPRLSYSEYPDSSLDLDPSMLDSIWKPDLFFANEKGANFHDVTTENKLLRIFKDGTVLYSIRLTLILSCPMDLKNFPMDVQTCIMQLESFGYTMNDLIFEWLEPGPVQVAEGLTLPQFIIREEKELGYCTKHYNTGKFTCIEVKFQLERQMGYYLIQMYIPSLLIVILSWVSFWINMDAAPARVALGITTVLTMTTQSSGSRASLPKVSYVKAIDIWMAVCLLFVFAALLEYAGVNFVSRQQKEFLRLKRRQRRNIKEEELREGRFHFSGYGIAPCMKDGMAVKSDSVVQQTSVENNKRKFVDRAKRIDTISRAAFPLAFLIFNIFYWITYKIIRHENTAKV